Proteins encoded by one window of Geobacter sp. DSM 9736:
- a CDS encoding peptidylprolyl isomerase, with product MLGIMRKYKQSVIIKVVFGIIVLSFIGTIFLVWGEGGTSVGGASYAAKVNGEKISLEAFQNSYYRLRNIYDQIYGRSLTPEMEKQLGIKKTALDNLIETALVRKEAKRMGIKVSKDEIAAAVAAVPSFQKNGAFDFQLYQQILRSSRMTPTQFEDAQKEELLVKKAREQVKNQVKVTDEEALQAFKKQNDTVELQFISFAPADVAGEVKLTDQDLNAYIQAHPEQFKTPEQVSLQYALVDPGKVAAGVTVTDEEAQAYYQKNIDRYQGKGGILPFAEVKDRARADAQRAKGATKAYELAADATNKNLKSGDIAAAAKSLGIAVSETPLFSASTPPAQLAGETELLKRAFTFKQGELGGPIETPKGIYIVKVKERKPAAVPPLAQIRTQVEKLAREEKARDLAKKKAEDALALLAKGGAPVQETGLFSYSDKNPVVPKIGPSPDLMEAAFDLTSAAPVAKTTFKVADRWYAVRLKNRVAASTADFQKQKDQLTRSLLPKKQQEAMDKWLKDLKAKAKIEINQALLAD from the coding sequence ATGCTCGGCATAATGAGAAAGTACAAGCAGTCAGTCATCATCAAGGTAGTCTTCGGCATAATCGTCCTTTCCTTTATCGGCACCATCTTCCTCGTCTGGGGAGAAGGAGGAACGTCGGTGGGGGGAGCCTCCTACGCAGCCAAAGTGAACGGAGAAAAGATCTCGCTGGAGGCTTTCCAGAACAGCTACTACCGACTGCGCAACATTTATGATCAGATCTACGGGCGATCCCTGACCCCCGAAATGGAGAAGCAGCTGGGGATCAAGAAAACGGCCCTCGACAACCTGATCGAGACGGCTCTCGTCCGAAAGGAAGCGAAGCGGATGGGAATCAAGGTGAGCAAGGACGAGATCGCCGCCGCAGTTGCCGCCGTTCCCTCCTTTCAGAAGAACGGCGCCTTCGACTTCCAGCTCTACCAGCAGATCCTCAGGTCCAGCCGCATGACCCCGACCCAATTCGAGGATGCGCAGAAGGAGGAACTGCTCGTCAAGAAAGCCAGGGAGCAGGTAAAGAACCAGGTCAAGGTGACGGATGAAGAGGCACTGCAGGCCTTCAAGAAACAGAATGACACGGTGGAACTCCAGTTCATTTCCTTCGCACCCGCCGACGTGGCCGGGGAGGTAAAACTCACCGATCAGGATCTCAATGCGTATATCCAGGCGCACCCGGAGCAGTTCAAGACTCCGGAGCAGGTGAGCCTTCAGTATGCTCTGGTGGATCCGGGCAAGGTGGCTGCTGGGGTCACGGTAACCGATGAGGAAGCGCAGGCCTACTACCAGAAGAACATCGACCGATACCAGGGAAAGGGCGGGATACTGCCTTTTGCCGAAGTAAAAGACCGTGCACGGGCAGACGCCCAGCGCGCCAAGGGCGCCACAAAGGCTTACGAGCTGGCTGCCGACGCCACAAACAAGAACCTGAAATCCGGAGACATTGCCGCCGCCGCGAAATCTCTAGGCATAGCCGTCTCCGAGACGCCGCTCTTCTCAGCCTCGACCCCTCCCGCGCAACTCGCCGGCGAGACCGAGCTTCTCAAGCGGGCCTTCACGTTCAAGCAGGGTGAACTGGGAGGGCCCATCGAGACTCCTAAAGGCATCTACATAGTGAAGGTAAAGGAGAGAAAGCCTGCTGCAGTCCCGCCCCTTGCGCAGATAAGGACACAGGTCGAGAAACTCGCTCGCGAGGAAAAGGCACGGGATCTTGCGAAGAAGAAAGCTGAAGATGCTCTGGCTCTGCTCGCCAAGGGAGGAGCTCCCGTTCAGGAGACCGGACTTTTCTCCTACTCCGACAAAAATCCGGTGGTACCCAAGATCGGCCCCTCCCCAGACCTGATGGAAGCCGCGTTCGATCTCACCAGTGCGGCACCCGTTGCAAAGACAACTTTCAAGGTCGCCGACCGCTGGTATGCAGTCAGGCTCAAGAACCGCGTAGCAGCCAGTACTGCGGATTTCCAGAAGCAGAAGGATCAGTTAACCCGATCGCTTCTGCCGAAGAAACAGCAGGAGGCGATGGACAAGTGGCTCAAGGATCTGAAGGCGAAGGCGAAGATAGAGATCAACCAGGCGCTTCTGGCCGACTGA
- a CDS encoding phosphoribosylaminoimidazolesuccinocarboxamide synthase has protein sequence MSQLVLNTDFSDLKLAARGKVRDIYDLGDALLIVTTDRISAFDVIMNEAIPDKGYVLTQISAFWFRQMEDIIPNHIISTEVSEFPEQCRKYADILEGRSMLVKKAKPLPAECIVRGYISGSGWKDYKQTGAICGIKLPAGLVESDKLEQPIFTPSTKAELGTHDENISFETMAELCGRDVAEKVRDVTLKIYSKARDIADTKGIIIADTKFEYGIYNGELIIIDECMTPDSSRFWPKDQYRPGGPQPSFDKQFLRDYLETLDWNKTAPAPPLPEEIVRKTAEKYMEALVKLTGKGK, from the coding sequence ATGTCACAACTCGTTCTCAATACCGATTTTTCCGATCTGAAGCTGGCTGCACGGGGTAAGGTGCGTGATATCTACGACCTGGGCGACGCGCTGCTCATCGTCACCACCGACCGGATCTCGGCATTCGACGTAATAATGAACGAGGCGATTCCCGACAAAGGGTACGTCCTCACCCAGATCTCCGCCTTCTGGTTCCGCCAGATGGAGGACATCATCCCGAACCATATCATTTCAACGGAAGTCTCGGAGTTTCCGGAGCAGTGCCGGAAGTACGCCGACATCCTCGAAGGCCGCTCGATGCTGGTCAAGAAGGCGAAGCCCCTTCCTGCCGAGTGCATCGTCCGCGGTTACATCTCCGGGTCCGGCTGGAAAGATTACAAGCAGACGGGCGCTATCTGCGGGATCAAACTTCCGGCAGGGCTCGTCGAATCGGACAAGCTGGAGCAGCCGATCTTCACCCCCTCCACCAAGGCGGAACTGGGGACCCATGACGAGAACATCTCCTTCGAGACAATGGCGGAGCTTTGCGGCCGGGATGTCGCCGAAAAAGTGCGTGATGTGACGCTCAAGATCTATTCCAAAGCCCGGGACATCGCCGACACAAAAGGAATCATCATCGCCGACACCAAGTTCGAGTACGGCATCTACAACGGCGAACTCATAATAATCGACGAGTGCATGACGCCCGATTCGAGCCGCTTCTGGCCGAAAGACCAGTACCGTCCGGGGGGCCCCCAGCCATCCTTCGACAAGCAGTTCCTGCGCGACTACCTGGAGACCCTCGACTGGAACAAGACGGCTCCGGCGCCGCCCCTTCCCGAGGAGATCGTGCGGAAGACCGCCGAGAAGTACATGGAAGCACTCGTGAAGCTGACTGGCAAAGGGAAGTAA